AGCCGCCGTGCCCGCGACGCAGGCGAGATCCGTACCGTCCGCGACCTCCGCGGCAAACGCGTGTCCATCAACGTGCTGGGATCCGCCACCGAGTTCTGGCTCAACGCCGCGATGCTGCACGGCGGGCTGACGATGGTCGACATCCAGCCGGTGGAGGTAAACTTTCCCGAGGTGCCGGCCGCCCTCACCAACGGCGCGATCGCCGCGGGCCTCCTCGGTGAGCCGCTCGCCACCCTCGCGGAGGACCGGGGGCAGATCTCGGTCTTGAGCGACGACTTCATCAACGGCGTCCAGGTTACCGCGGCGTATTTCGGCGGCGAATTCATGCGCGGCCACCCCGACTACGCGGTGGGCTTCATGGTGGCGTGGCTCCGCGCGTGCCGGGACCTGTACGGGGCGGGGTTCCGCCGGCCCGACGTCGCGCGGATCGTGCAGAAGTACACCGGCGTGCCGGCGGACGTGGTGGCGCGGGCGCGGCGTCCGTACTACGAACCGAACGGCGCGATGAACTTCAACGACTTCGTGCGGCTCGAGGAGTTCTTCCGGACGCGCGGCGAGCTGACCTACACGAAGCCGCTGCCGCCGCAGGCCTATGTCGACACGTCGTTCGTGCGGCGGGCGCTCGCGCTCGCGGGACCGTTCACGCCGGCGCCGTGAGTACCGCCATCCTCACCGGGCCCGCCGCGCTCGCCGCGTCGGCGGTGACGCACGGCTACCGCACCGAGCGCGGCGAGATCGCGGCGCTGCGGGACGTGTCGCTGCGTATCGCGCCGGGCGAATTCTGCGCGCTCATCGGACCGTCGGGCTGCGGCAAGACGACACTGCTGCACGTGCTGGCAGGGCTGCTGCGCCCGTCGGCGGGCCAGGTCGCGGTCCCGCCGGCGGGGCCCCGGCGGCTCGCCGCGGCGGTCGTATTCCAAGGCGTCAGCACCTTTCCGTGGATGACGGTCCTCGGCAACGTCGAGTACGGACTGCGCATGCTCGGCGTCCCGCGCCCCGAGCGGTCCCGGCGCGCCGAGGCCGAACTCCGCCGTGTCGGGCTCGCGGCGTTCCGCGACACGTATCCGCGGCAGCTTTCCGAGGGGATGCGCCAGCGCGTCAGCATCGCGAGGGCGCTGGCTACGGATCCGACGGTACTGCTGATGGACGAACCGTTCGCGAGCCTCGACGAGCAGACGCGGCTCGTCCTCCAAGACCAGCTGCTCGCCCTGTGGGAGGAGCGGCGCCCGACGGTGCTGTTCGTGACGCACAGCCTGGACGAGGCCGCACGGCTTGCCGACCGCGTGCTCGTGATGAGCGCCCGGCCCGGCCGCATCAAAGCCGACATCCCGGTGCCGTTCGCGCGTCCTCGTGAATACCGTGAGGTGCGGCGCGATCCGGCCTACGGCGCGTTCACGGCCCGCCTGTGGGACGAGCTCGAAAACGAGCTCGCTGCGAGTACATCGCTGCCCGCTCAAATTTCAAGTTTGCGCGCCGCGGAGTCGCCGCGCGGCCCGGCGTCAGCCGGGCCCCCGACGGGAAAGCGGTGATCCCCCGCCGCGCCGATCGCGCGCTCACCCTCCTCTCGCCGATCGTGTTCCTGGCGGTCTGGGAGGCCCTCAGCCGGGCCGGCGTCCTCGACGCCCGCTACGTGCCTCCGCCGAGCGTCGTGCTCGGCACGCTCGCCGCGATGACCCGGAGCGGCGAGCTGCCGTACAACGTGGCGGTGAGCGTACAGCGCATCGTGATCGGCTTCCTGCTCGGCGCAGCGCCGGCCGTCGCGCTCGGACTGTCGATGGGGCTCAGCCGGT
This genomic interval from bacterium contains the following:
- a CDS encoding ABC transporter ATP-binding protein; the protein is MSTAILTGPAALAASAVTHGYRTERGEIAALRDVSLRIAPGEFCALIGPSGCGKTTLLHVLAGLLRPSAGQVAVPPAGPRRLAAAVVFQGVSTFPWMTVLGNVEYGLRMLGVPRPERSRRAEAELRRVGLAAFRDTYPRQLSEGMRQRVSIARALATDPTVLLMDEPFASLDEQTRLVLQDQLLALWEERRPTVLFVTHSLDEAARLADRVLVMSARPGRIKADIPVPFARPREYREVRRDPAYGAFTARLWDELENELAASTSLPAQISSLRAAESPRGPASAGPPTGKR
- a CDS encoding ABC transporter substrate-binding protein; the protein is MNRRTFFTMALGAASLGAGSSLWTPARVRAQTRSVLHIRVVHVPVLIFAPLYVAIERGYFTREGLDVELISTPGGTSAFVVLASGRAEAVIGGLGAGVFNAAARGLDFKVVGPVHLERPPVSTPLVISRRARDAGEIRTVRDLRGKRVSINVLGSATEFWLNAAMLHGGLTMVDIQPVEVNFPEVPAALTNGAIAAGLLGEPLATLAEDRGQISVLSDDFINGVQVTAAYFGGEFMRGHPDYAVGFMVAWLRACRDLYGAGFRRPDVARIVQKYTGVPADVVARARRPYYEPNGAMNFNDFVRLEEFFRTRGELTYTKPLPPQAYVDTSFVRRALALAGPFTPAP